In Kineosporia sp. NBRC 101731, the following proteins share a genomic window:
- a CDS encoding amino acid ABC transporter permease has translation MTEVGIDTVKAPQRDVVPVRHWGRGIGAGVVVLLVAWMLYGVATNPNFEWSVVGQYLFARTVLKGLLLTLEMTVIGMVVALALAIVVGVMRMSPSRIISGAASIWVFLFRGVPLIVLLIFVGNLGLFFREFRLGIPFTDVTFWSAPVGEIVTPFVASVIGLSLAGSGYMAEIVRSGLLAVGNGQHETAKALGLNRTLTLRYIVLPQALRVIIPPLGNEFIGMLKASAIVSVIAGGDLLTVVQGISGINFRTIEMLIVATIWYLLVIVVYSTAQFFLERRAAER, from the coding sequence ATGACCGAGGTCGGCATCGACACGGTGAAGGCGCCCCAACGTGACGTGGTGCCGGTCCGGCACTGGGGTCGCGGCATCGGGGCCGGCGTGGTCGTGCTGCTCGTGGCCTGGATGCTCTACGGCGTGGCCACGAACCCGAACTTCGAGTGGAGCGTGGTCGGGCAGTACCTCTTCGCCCGGACCGTGCTCAAGGGCCTGCTGCTGACCCTCGAGATGACCGTCATCGGCATGGTGGTCGCGCTGGCCCTGGCGATCGTCGTGGGCGTCATGCGGATGTCACCGAGCCGGATCATCTCCGGCGCCGCGTCGATCTGGGTGTTCCTGTTCCGCGGCGTGCCGCTGATCGTGCTGCTGATCTTCGTCGGCAACCTGGGCCTGTTCTTCCGGGAGTTCCGCCTCGGCATCCCGTTCACCGACGTCACCTTCTGGTCGGCCCCGGTCGGCGAGATCGTGACCCCGTTCGTGGCCTCCGTGATCGGGCTGTCCCTGGCGGGTTCCGGTTACATGGCCGAGATCGTGCGCAGCGGCCTGCTGGCGGTGGGCAACGGCCAGCACGAGACCGCCAAGGCCCTGGGGCTCAACCGCACCCTGACCCTGCGCTACATCGTGCTGCCGCAGGCCCTGCGGGTGATCATCCCGCCGCTGGGCAACGAGTTCATCGGCATGCTGAAGGCCTCGGCCATCGTGTCGGTGATCGCCGGTGGCGACCTGCTCACCGTGGTGCAGGGCATCTCGGGCATCAACTTCCGCACGATCGAGATGCTCATCGTGGCCACCATCTGGTACCTGCTGGTGATCGTCGTCTACTCGACGGCGCAGTTCTTCCTGGAGCGACGGG